A single Ctenopharyngodon idella isolate HZGC_01 chromosome 22, HZGC01, whole genome shotgun sequence DNA region contains:
- the LOC127504618 gene encoding keratin-associated protein 5-4-like produces the protein MTALLYCAVLLCLSGCLSTTDAAPGQNVTVASHSVGKVMVVESSRGCASDKDCSGGYRCSGAVCVPPAFTKPGVCPRRKSGAGVCAEYCANDSDCPNNKKCCSNGCGHECTAPYTVKPGVCPRKQYEAAVCALIRFVSCADDSDCANNEKCCSNGCGLQCMAPYTAKPGVCPLKNYEAEMCARIRFRPCADDSECPKNEKCCSNGCGRQCMAPVTAKPGVCPLKNYEAEMCARIRFRPCADDSECPKNEKCCSNGCGRQCMAPVTVKPGVCPRRYYIVPMCEEYCVNDSDCPNNEKCCGTGCGHECMPPVKVIMAY, from the exons CTGCTCCAGGACAAAACGTCACAG TGGCCAGTCATTCTGTGGGGAAGGTGATGGTCGTGGAGTCCAGTCGAGGATGTGCTTCTGATAAAGACTGCTCTGGAGGATACAGATGCTCTGGGGCTGTGTGTGTGCCGCCTGCTTTCA CAAAGCCAGGAGTGTGTCCACGCAGAAAATCTGGAGCAGGAGTGTGTGCCGAGTACTGTGCCAATGACAGTGACTGCCCCAACAATAAGAAATGCTGCAGCAATGGATGTGGACATGAATGTACAGCTCCATATACag TAAAGCCAGGAGTGTGTCCACGCAAACAATATGAAGCAGCAGTGTGTGCCCTGATACGTTTCGTGTCGTGTGCCGATGACAGTGACTGTGCCAACAATGAGAAATGCTGCAGCAATGGATGTGGACTTCAGTGTATGGCTCCATATACag CAAAGCCAGGAGTGTGTCCACTCAAAAATTATGAAGCAGAAATGTGTGCCCGGATACGTTTCAGGCCCTGTGCCGATGACAGTGAATGTCCCAAGAATGAGAAATGCTGCAGCAATGGATGTGGACGTCAGTGTATGGCTCCAGTTACag CAAAGCCAGGAGTGTGTCCACTCAAAAATTATGAAGCAGAAATGTGTGCCCGGATACGTTTCAGGCCCTGTGCCGATGACAGTGAATGTCCCAAGAATGAGAAATGCTGCAGCAATGGATGTGGACGTCAGTGTATGGCTCCAGTTACag TAAAGCCAGGAGTGTGTCCACGCCGATATTATATAGTACCAATGTGTGAAGAGTACTGTGTCAATGACAGTGACTGTCCCAACAATGAGAAATGCTGCGGCACTGGGTGTGGACATGAATGTATGCCTCCAGTTAAag TCATTATGGCCTACTGA